One window from the genome of Streptomyces sp. TLI_235 encodes:
- a CDS encoding elongation factor G-like protein: MTDQGRFPTVPVRSVRYRKHAFAGCGPFIDVTLDFEPAGDGVAFEVAPGVLADWEWPEDLPMFFEACEHGVREELAEAAPAAAVRVVLTGARAHVVDSSEYAFKLGGRYATREALARALAADPGPGGPQSSEPR; the protein is encoded by the coding sequence ATGACCGATCAAGGGCGCTTCCCGACCGTGCCGGTCCGCTCCGTGCGGTACCGCAAGCACGCCTTCGCGGGCTGCGGCCCCTTCATCGACGTCACCCTGGACTTCGAGCCCGCCGGGGACGGCGTCGCCTTCGAGGTGGCGCCGGGCGTGCTGGCGGACTGGGAGTGGCCGGAGGACCTTCCGATGTTCTTCGAGGCCTGCGAGCACGGCGTCCGCGAGGAGCTCGCCGAGGCGGCGCCCGCCGCCGCCGTCCGGGTGGTGCTGACCGGTGCCCGCGCCCACGTCGTCGACTCCAGCGAGTACGCGTTCAAGCTCGGCGGCCGATACGCGACCCGCGAGGCCCTGGCGCGGGCCCTCGCCGCCGACCCCGGGCCCGGCGGGCCTCAGTCCTCGGAGCCGAGGTAG
- a CDS encoding PadR family transcriptional regulator: MAKDLTPSQLVVLGLIARHGPMTPYELKARVESSVGHYWPIPHAQLYRDPPRLADLGLLREDAEEHGRRRRVFHLTAAGRETLRSWLADPSTPEPETRNPALLKLTFADLGAPGQVAELAEAQAAQHRRWLGTYREMQAHLDPHAPDTPARTRLLTLGIAHEQSYVTFWESLAADPNGTGAPGPEAAA, encoded by the coding sequence GTGGCCAAGGACCTGACGCCGTCCCAGCTGGTCGTGCTCGGCCTGATCGCCCGGCACGGGCCGATGACGCCCTACGAGCTGAAGGCCAGGGTCGAGTCCTCCGTCGGCCACTACTGGCCGATCCCGCATGCCCAGCTCTACCGCGACCCACCCCGCCTGGCCGATCTGGGCCTGCTGCGCGAGGACGCCGAGGAACACGGCCGTCGGCGCCGGGTCTTCCACCTGACTGCGGCCGGGCGCGAGACCCTGCGGAGCTGGCTCGCCGATCCGAGCACTCCTGAGCCGGAGACCCGGAACCCGGCCCTGCTCAAGCTGACCTTCGCCGACCTGGGCGCCCCCGGCCAAGTCGCCGAGCTGGCCGAGGCCCAGGCGGCGCAGCACCGCCGATGGCTCGGCACATACCGCGAGATGCAGGCCCACCTCGACCCACACGCCCCGGACACTCCGGCGCGCACCCGCCTGCTGACCCTCGGCATCGCGCACGAGCAGAGCTACGTCACGTTCTGGGAGTCCCTGGCGGCCGACCCGAACGGCACCGGTGCCCCGGGGCCCGAAGCGGCGGCCTAG